DNA from Ignavibacteria bacterium:
ATATTTTCTTGCGCCGATAAAAAAGAGCGTTCGCTATCGCAATTTATTTTCCTCATTGATGATTGGGTATATGGTCAATAATTTTCTTCCACGCGCCGGTGAACTCGTGCGTCCGTACACCATTGGAAAACTTGAAGGATTTTCGCGAAGTTCGGCGTTGGGAACTGTTGTAATGGAGCGGCTCATTGATTTTCTTTCGTTCATAGTTCTGGTTACGTTCATACCGTTTGCATATTCAGGTCCATTGACAGAACAATTTCCGTGGCTTGTAGAGACAAGTGTTATTGTGAGTGTTGTAACGCTCTTTGCAATTAGTTGTATTCTTATTCTTCTTTCGCGCAGAGATTTTGTGTTTCGTTTGTTTGGATTTCTAACTCGATGGATTCCGAAGCCAACAGCGGAAAAAATTGAACAGATTGCTCATAAATTTCTTGACGGATTTCTTTTCTTAAAAGAACCAAAACACTATGCGATGATTATACTCACGAGTATTCTCGTGTGGCTTCTCTACATTATTATGATGTGGGTTGCGTTTTTTTCTTTTCAGGAAATGAACAACTCATTGCTCGATTTCAGCGCGGCGCTCGTATTGCAGGCAATGTCGAGTATAGGCGTAGCAATACCAACACCGGGAGCAACGGGTTCTTATCATTTAATTACGATTCAATCGCTCACGCGTTTGTACGGCATTAATGAAACGGTCGCGCGGAGTTATGCAACGCTTACGCATGCAGTTGGATTTTTAGGAGTCGTTGTTGTGGGATTGTATTATTTCATCCGCGACCATTTACGCGTTTCCGAAGTGTTGTATGAAAATATTGCTGTTGAAGAATAAAAATAGCAATTTCCAATCGGTATTAGAGCGAATGTTTTTTTCATTCGTGCTGTTCGTTCATTTCACGTTACCGCTTTATTCACAAGCAACTCATACTACAAAGCCTGTTCTGCCTTCGAGGAAAGATTTATTTCAGAATGTTTCATTAAGTTTTTCCGCAGGAATGGGAGTATCGCTTATCAGTCTTCCTGATATTGCTGATTACATCAATTCTAACAATCCCGAAGAACGTGCAGATGAGTTCAGAGTTGTTCCCGATTTTTTTTCTTCTGGAGAAATTTTCCTCACGAAATCGTTGGGGGCAAAACTGGAATATGAATATATGTTCACGTCGTATAATTCTCTACAAAATGATTTTTCACGTAGCGAACGTATTGAATGGCATATGCCGACGTTGATTGTGCAACAATTATTTCCTTCCGATTATTCAATGTTGAAATTAGGTGCAGGAGTTGGTTATCATTGGGGAAACGTGGAAGAAACATACTATGGATTTTCCACCGATTATATTTCGTACGGAATAGGTGTGAAAGGGGAAGTGGAAGGGAACACTGCGCTCAGCGAAAATTTGTTTGTGTATTTTGCCGCAGATTTGCGCATCAATTTTTACGGAACACTTCGTTCGCGCGAAGGAGAAACAATGAGAATTAAATACAAAGAATTGGATAACAGTACAATTTATCGCACAGCAACACTCAATTTTTTTTCACTGGGTTTTAAGTTAGGAATTATTTTATACACATAAAAAACTGGTGGAAAATATGTGTAGCAAGTTTAGAGAAATGCAAAGAAGGAAGCAGAGAATTTTTTAACTCAAAAAATAAATCGTAATTTTTTTTGCAATAAAAATGCGCCTGTAGTTCAACTGGATAGAGCGTTGGCCTCCGGAGCCAAAGGTTTCGGGTTCAAATCCCGACAGGCGTACACAAATGTTCCGAATTATTAAGAAGAAGAAATTTTTATTTTTTTTCGCATAATGCTTGACAAAGTTTTCGAAGTTGTGTATATTTTCACGCATTTAAATACGATACAATAGATTTTCAATAAATCGTATGGTGTTTTTTTGTATTGCGCGTTGAAATTTCAGCGTCAAAGTTTTCAAATTCATTTAATTCAATTCACATATTTCATGGAGTTAAAAACATGGTTAAAAATATAATATCTCTATTTACGTTACTCGCAGTTGTTAGTTCAATCGCGTTTTCTTCTGGTTCAAAATTTCTCAGACCGAATCAGCCCAAAAAAGCGGCAATTGAAATTCCTTCGACTTCCGTTATCAATCCCTCCGGCGCCAGAAAATCAAGCCCAAGTCAAGATAGTCCTTTTGATTTAACTTGGGTGATGATGGACAGTATGCCAAATGCTTATGGTCCATCCAATTCTGATGTTAATCCTTTGAATTACGACCCGTGGTGCAATGCAATTGCAATGATTTATCGAGGACATTTATTGTATGACCCACCAAATCCGACGACGGGAAGTTTATGGTACGGAAAGTCCACGGATGAGTTTGCAACATGGCAACGTGTTGCGAAATTAAATGCAGATGTTGACCAATACGGACGATATCCAAGTTCTACAATTTCAAATCCGGGACATGCATCTGACCCATCCAGTACGATTTTTGAATATTCATATCCTCATCTAACTGGCGGTGCTGGTTGGGGAACTCTTGGTTACGGTTTAGATCCGTTTGGAGCGGGTACCCCATTTACTACGCTTTATACTGGACCCGGCGACTATGCTTCACAAACATATATTACTGTATCTGACGATGGTGAACCCAACGTGTACTTAATTGTAGAACGAACGACAACTCCTACAACGCTTGAATTTTGGAGAACAACAAACCAAGGTGAAACTTGGGCGGTTGCTGCTTCATGGAGTTCAGAAATTGATGTGCTATACAATTCAAGAGTTCATTGCAAAGGAAATACTGTTTATGTCGAAGTAACGACAGTTCCTGCTGGAGGAGACCATATAGTGATGAAGATAAATAAATCCACAGACAAAGGAAGTACTTGGAGTGGATGGGAAATAGTAGATTGGCGAACAATCAGTGCATTGTCCGAGTACGATGATTTTGGTACAGTTGACGGCCGAATTGCTCATGATTTTGTCGTTGATGCAAACGGAAATGAACATATTTTCGTTAGTCTTATTGATACGAACGCAACTACGGGCGGATTTGATATTGTAGAAATTTATCGCGATGGCGCAAGTTGGTCATCGTATGTAGTTGCGCCAAGAACGCAATCGTTTAAACCGGGATTTGCCGCACTTTCGCAAATGGATAATGAACTCTTCGCAACCATTAGCGAAGACAGAAACGCTATCGTTGTAAAATGGATTGATGCGCCGGCTGAAGGTGATACGGTGAACACGGATATCTTTACCCGTGGAAGAATCATTACTCAAAATTGGGGTTCTATTCAAAACCAAACACAAACCGGTGGTGACTTCGGACGTGAAATGACAACACATATTGCTTCGAGATTCGAAAATGTAGGTGCAAATAATATGGCGTATGTATATTTATCAAAAATGGAACAACTAGACCCAACAGTTACTGATCCCAATTTGGATGACACGCAACCGTGTGCTTTATGGGGTGCGAAAGCAATGGTAGATTTTACTCCTGGAGGAGGAGTCAACGAACGCGAACCTGGAGTTCCTTCGGGATATTCGCTGTATACAAACTATCCGAATCCATTTAATCCCACGACAAAAATTGCATTCGATTTACCGAACGCTTCGAATGTAACATTGAAAGTGTACGATATAACAGGAAAAGAAGTTGCAACACTTTTTGATGGATATCAGCAAGCAGGCAAATACGAAGCAACATTTGACGCTTCGAAACTTGCAAGCGGAATCTACGTTGCAAAAATGCAAGCGGGAACCTTTACCGCAAGTCAAAAAATGATTTTGACAAAGTAATAATTTATTTGGAGAAGCTCCTTTTTTTTACAAAAAGAAGGAGCTTCTCATCTTTTTATAGATGTTTCTTTTGATTTCTTGTAATCGCATTTAAAATGCTGATGATTATGAGTAAAGCGGTTTTCCTTCTCTTGTTCGTTTCCTCGACTTTTGTTCTTTCGCAAGAGAAACAATGGGTAAGTAACGATACAAGAGACTTCGAAGATGCGCAACTTGAAACACAAGTTCAGTTTTCAAAAAAGAACATTCAGAAGAAATTTTCGTATAAGCAATTGGGTTCAGGAATTCCAACAGGAATTTGGGGATATTGGGATTTTCAAAGTTATGGAGCACCGACAAATTATATAAAAATAAATCCGAATTCTTCGAACCACATACACTCGATAATGACGATTAAATACGATTCAGGCGATGGTATCACTTCACCGTCGCGTCGAATGTCCTATTCATACAGTTCCGACGGTGGCAATTCGTGGAGCGCAGTTCTTGCCGATTCTCAAACATTTCTTCCATCTGATGTGCGTTCAAATTTTGGGTCATTACAAATAGCACCTTCATCAGGGATTCCTCACATAGTTACGCAAGCGCGATTGAGCGGACAAACTGCAACGCAAACAGTTGTTTATGTTGATGAAACGGAAGGCGCGCGAAATTTTACAGAACTCGTTTCGCCGATGTTGGGAACATCGAATGACCAACCGATTTGGCCCAACAGTACATTTACGTCTTCAGGTTTTCTTTCCATTGTTGGAGGTAGAGTGAATGCTAATAAGCTTCACACAACACGAATGGCTCCCAATCAGACATTTGATAATTGGTCAAGCGAATTTGCGGTTGGCGATGACCGTTCCGCGCATATCGTTGGCGGTTCAGGAGGGAAAGTTGCATTAATAACGTACAGCAGAGCATTTGACGGTTTATACTTTTATGAATCTACGGACGAAGGAAGCACGTGGGGAACTCAACAACTCATATATCATACGGGAATTATAGGACAAGATACGTTTGCAACACAATGGACGGGATTCGATGCGATGTATGTTAATAACGATTTATTTGTGGTGTTCGGAATCGGTCAAGCAGTTTTTGATTCATTAGGTTCTTTAAAAGGTATTGCAATCAATTCGAAAGCACGTATTGTTTTATGGAAGAAAAGCACCAATGCAATTTCTACTGTAATACAGAAAAACAATGCGCCGGGAAATATGCTTGATTCGCTTTCTTCATCAACAAAGGCGCAATTCAATCATTCATTTGCATTGAATTTTCCGGTTATGGGAAAAACAGCAAACGGAACACTCATTATGGCGTGCGATTATTTTCAGCAAGGAGTTACGGATAATGACGGTTGGAATTACAGCGATATTTTAGTATGCGCTTCTTCGGATAATGGAACTACTTGGACAGCAGTTATCAACGCAACCAATACGCCAACGCTCGATGAGCGATATGTTGGTATGTCGTCGTGGAATCCGAATGGATGGGCATATCTGCAATTTCAGGAAGATGTCATCCCCGGGACATCATTCTCCGGAGACAATCGCCCAGTTTCGCGCAGTTACCAAAAATTTTTGAAATTCAGTTTGAGTCTACTCTCAACTTCTGAACAATATCAAAAACCAAAGCGGTTTTCCATTTCGCAGAATTATCCAAATCCCTTTAACCCAACGACAACTATTTCGTTTTCGTTGCCGGATGAAGCAAACGTGGTTTTGAAAGTATATACTATTTTAGGAAAAGAAATTGCAACGTTGGTAAATGAAAGAAGAAGTCAAGGTGAACACAGCGTTGTCTTTCATGCCAGCAAATTTTCGAGTGGTGTATATTTTTACCGATTGCAAGCGGGAAAATATTCTGAAATGAAGAAGATGGTTTTCATCAAGTAACGATTTTTTTTATCATTATTTACAAACATTTATTAACAATTAACTTAGGAATTGTTTATGAAGAAACTAATAACAACTTTTCTCCTTTTTGCGGGAGTAATGTCATTCATAACTCCCAACTTTGTTTATTCGCAAAGTGCAGTAGGAAAACTACAAGGAAAAATCTCCGATTCCGAAACCAGAGAAGCGCTTGTTGGTGCTACAGTCCTTATTGAAAACACACAAGTTGGTGCCGCGACGAATTTGGAAGGAGTATATGTTATTCTCAATTTGCAACCGGGAAACTACACGGTAAAAATAAGTTATCTCGGGTATCAAACGCAACGAATTGAAGGAGTTCGGATTGTATCTGGCATTACGAAAGATTTGGATGTAAAACTAAAACCCACGGGAGTTGAAGTAAATGAAATCGTTATTATGGCAGAACGTCCGCTCTTTGAAGCCAAATCTACGAACACGGTTAAGGTATTCGATACCAAAGAAGTATCACAAATTCCGATTCGCGGAGTTGAGCGTGTTGTCAGTTTGCAAGCAGGTGTTGTTTCTGCCGAAGGAAGCGGAGGTGTTGATGGGAACTCGACAATCAATGTGCGCGGTGGAAGAGGAAACGAAGTGCTATACATCGTAGATGGCGTTCCTCAAAATAGTGTTCTCACCGGCGAAAACAGAAGCCAAGTAAGTGACCGAGCCATTGAACAAATTTCGTTTCAAGTTGGAGGATATGAAGCAAAATATGGACAAGCACAAAGCGGTATAGTCAATATTACAACACGTTCGGGAAGTGCAAAATACAATGCATACGCGGAAGCGGTTACGAGTTCGTTAACGGATGATTATGGATACAATCAATATACGATGAATCTTTCGGGACCAATTATTCCTGGAGAATCAAAACATACATTGTTTTTATCCGGCGAACGCGGATGGTTTCAAGATGCAGACCCTAGTGCCGTCGGATTGAATATTCTGTCGGTGAGCAAGCAATCGAACTCGTTGCCCAACAATTCTGCTGCTGTTTGGAGATTTTCAGCAAAAACATTTCATAATCTTGATTTTATAACAGCACGCATAAGCGCAAATATCAACACTCGTAACGGTCGCGAATACGTACATTCGTACGCAAAATTGAATCAACAACATAATCCACGATTTGAAGACGTAAATCAAACGTTCAGTATGCGACTCAGTAAAGATTTCGATACGAAAACGTTCTTAAACGTCAATGTAGGATATAAACAGTTCGACAGAGAACGCGGAGACGGATTATGGTTTGATAATGTGCTTGCATACGGCGATACATCGTTGAACAGTGAGTTAGAACTTCAGGGTTCAAATCTTTCAAGAGAAGCCATTGGAGTATTTTACAAGAAAGGAAGAGTGTTCAATTCTTTCCAGAAAACAAAGAATACAACAATGACGGTGGATATGGATTTCTTTACACAAATGGATAAGCACTTAATTGAAGTCGGCGCAGGGTTTTGGTCAGAAAATATCCGATACTTGTCGTTTGGTCCATTATCGCTTGCAATAGATAAAGGAACGAGAACTCTCGACGAACGATTCAGACTTCGTAATCCTTTCACGTATGGATGGTGGATTAATAACGACGGAACATTCAGAGAAACAGGTGATGGCGAAATTGACCCTGTTACGGGATATAAAATTGCGCCGAAGAAACCGCTCATTATGTATGCGTATGTTCAAGACAGATA
Protein-coding regions in this window:
- a CDS encoding flippase-like domain-containing protein — encoded protein: MNGTIKTFLKFGISFLLTAGFLFLSFRGTDWNALVDSLRRANYWWMVVMFIVLMLSHAVRAYRWKYFLAPIKKSVRYRNLFSSLMIGYMVNNFLPRAGELVRPYTIGKLEGFSRSSALGTVVMERLIDFLSFIVLVTFIPFAYSGPLTEQFPWLVETSVIVSVVTLFAISCILILLSRRDFVFRLFGFLTRWIPKPTAEKIEQIAHKFLDGFLFLKEPKHYAMIILTSILVWLLYIIMMWVAFFSFQEMNNSLLDFSAALVLQAMSSIGVAIPTPGATGSYHLITIQSLTRLYGINETVARSYATLTHAVGFLGVVVVGLYYFIRDHLRVSEVLYENIAVEE
- a CDS encoding T9SS type A sorting domain-containing protein — its product is MVKNIISLFTLLAVVSSIAFSSGSKFLRPNQPKKAAIEIPSTSVINPSGARKSSPSQDSPFDLTWVMMDSMPNAYGPSNSDVNPLNYDPWCNAIAMIYRGHLLYDPPNPTTGSLWYGKSTDEFATWQRVAKLNADVDQYGRYPSSTISNPGHASDPSSTIFEYSYPHLTGGAGWGTLGYGLDPFGAGTPFTTLYTGPGDYASQTYITVSDDGEPNVYLIVERTTTPTTLEFWRTTNQGETWAVAASWSSEIDVLYNSRVHCKGNTVYVEVTTVPAGGDHIVMKINKSTDKGSTWSGWEIVDWRTISALSEYDDFGTVDGRIAHDFVVDANGNEHIFVSLIDTNATTGGFDIVEIYRDGASWSSYVVAPRTQSFKPGFAALSQMDNELFATISEDRNAIVVKWIDAPAEGDTVNTDIFTRGRIITQNWGSIQNQTQTGGDFGREMTTHIASRFENVGANNMAYVYLSKMEQLDPTVTDPNLDDTQPCALWGAKAMVDFTPGGGVNEREPGVPSGYSLYTNYPNPFNPTTKIAFDLPNASNVTLKVYDITGKEVATLFDGYQQAGKYEATFDASKLASGIYVAKMQAGTFTASQKMILTK
- a CDS encoding T9SS type A sorting domain-containing protein; this encodes MLMIMSKAVFLLLFVSSTFVLSQEKQWVSNDTRDFEDAQLETQVQFSKKNIQKKFSYKQLGSGIPTGIWGYWDFQSYGAPTNYIKINPNSSNHIHSIMTIKYDSGDGITSPSRRMSYSYSSDGGNSWSAVLADSQTFLPSDVRSNFGSLQIAPSSGIPHIVTQARLSGQTATQTVVYVDETEGARNFTELVSPMLGTSNDQPIWPNSTFTSSGFLSIVGGRVNANKLHTTRMAPNQTFDNWSSEFAVGDDRSAHIVGGSGGKVALITYSRAFDGLYFYESTDEGSTWGTQQLIYHTGIIGQDTFATQWTGFDAMYVNNDLFVVFGIGQAVFDSLGSLKGIAINSKARIVLWKKSTNAISTVIQKNNAPGNMLDSLSSSTKAQFNHSFALNFPVMGKTANGTLIMACDYFQQGVTDNDGWNYSDILVCASSDNGTTWTAVINATNTPTLDERYVGMSSWNPNGWAYLQFQEDVIPGTSFSGDNRPVSRSYQKFLKFSLSLLSTSEQYQKPKRFSISQNYPNPFNPTTTISFSLPDEANVVLKVYTILGKEIATLVNERRSQGEHSVVFHASKFSSGVYFYRLQAGKYSEMKKMVFIK